A genomic region of Desulfovibrio aminophilus contains the following coding sequences:
- a CDS encoding efflux transporter outer membrane subunit, producing the protein MRMRILILAALAALLGGCMTMAPDYERPAAPVDAAWPEGAAAQGATLAQGSTAAADLDWKEFLQDPDTRTLVGIGLANNRDLRVAVLNIQKAQAQYRIQRADRLPTLNAEAGTTQQRFPDDLSSSGRATTSRQYSVGLGVSAFELDLFGRVKSLSDEALEKYLATEEARKSTHISLVAEISGDYAALVAERERLTLAKETLESRRQTHELTRRLFEFGAATELDLRQSETALESSRVQAAAATSRVALAENALRLALGHPLPSTLPPAANLDQVAEPRDIPAGLPSDLITRRPDILAAEHELKAANADIGAARANFFPRISLTGSFGTASHELNGLFGSGSQTWLFAPSLVLPLFDTGRNMATLEVSKVNREIAVAQYEKSIQSAFREVADALAQRATLDERLEAQKKVVAAARASLNLSEMRFRGGVDSFLPVLDAQRTLYQAQQDLIDLRLARMNNLFTLYKTLGGGWTPQPEPGAAETPAVPAAKTAG; encoded by the coding sequence ATGCGCATGCGCATCCTGATCCTGGCCGCGCTGGCCGCCCTGCTGGGCGGCTGCATGACCATGGCCCCGGACTATGAACGCCCGGCCGCTCCCGTGGACGCGGCCTGGCCCGAGGGCGCGGCGGCCCAGGGCGCGACCCTGGCCCAGGGCTCCACGGCCGCCGCGGACCTGGACTGGAAGGAGTTCCTCCAGGACCCGGACACCCGGACCCTGGTGGGCATCGGCCTGGCCAACAACCGCGACCTGCGCGTGGCCGTGCTGAACATCCAAAAGGCCCAGGCCCAGTACCGCATCCAACGGGCCGACCGCCTGCCCACGCTGAACGCCGAGGCGGGCACCACCCAGCAGCGCTTCCCCGACGACCTCTCCTCCTCCGGCCGGGCCACCACCTCGCGGCAGTACAGCGTCGGCCTGGGCGTGAGCGCCTTCGAGCTGGACCTCTTCGGCCGGGTCAAGAGCCTGAGCGACGAGGCCCTGGAGAAGTATCTGGCCACCGAGGAGGCCCGCAAGAGCACGCACATCAGCCTCGTGGCCGAGATTTCCGGGGACTACGCCGCCCTGGTGGCCGAGCGCGAACGCCTGACCCTGGCCAAGGAGACCCTGGAGAGCCGCCGCCAGACCCACGAGCTGACCCGTCGGCTCTTCGAGTTCGGCGCGGCCACGGAACTCGACCTGCGCCAGTCCGAAACCGCCCTGGAGTCGTCCCGGGTCCAGGCCGCCGCGGCCACGAGCCGCGTGGCCCTGGCCGAAAACGCCCTGCGTCTGGCCCTGGGCCATCCCCTGCCCTCGACCCTGCCCCCGGCGGCGAACCTGGACCAGGTGGCCGAGCCCCGCGACATCCCGGCGGGCCTGCCCTCGGACCTCATCACGCGCCGCCCGGACATCCTGGCCGCCGAGCACGAACTCAAGGCCGCCAACGCGGACATCGGCGCGGCCCGGGCCAACTTCTTCCCACGCATCTCGCTCACCGGCAGCTTCGGCACGGCCAGCCACGAGCTGAACGGCCTGTTCGGAAGCGGCTCGCAGACCTGGCTCTTCGCCCCGAGCCTCGTGCTGCCGCTCTTCGACACGGGCCGCAACATGGCTACCCTGGAGGTCTCCAAGGTCAACCGCGAGATCGCCGTGGCCCAGTACGAGAAGAGCATCCAGTCCGCCTTCCGCGAGGTGGCCGACGCCCTGGCCCAGCGCGCCACGCTGGACGAACGCCTGGAGGCCCAGAAGAAGGTCGTGGCGGCCGCCCGGGCCAGCCTGAACCTCTCGGAGATGCGCTTCCGGGGCGGCGTGGACAGCTTCCTGCCCGTGCTCGACGCCCAGCGCACCCTCTACCAGGCCCAGCAGGACCTCATCGACCTGCGGCTGGCCCGGATGAACAACCTGTTCACCCTGTACAAGACCCTGGGCGGCGGCTGGACGCCCCAGCCCGAGCCCGGCGCCGCCGAAACCCCGGCGGTCCCCGCCGCCAAGACCGCGGGCTAG
- a CDS encoding sigma-54-dependent Fis family transcriptional regulator, whose amino-acid sequence MRIDVNEFFRQAAVRICGNLDVEKAMLDCLKYIKSHIPAQAMEMHIFIPEANVLKPVAAVAVDGYPYFRELIPVLPEGRETPASLWENMEDVLLINRPAEDRMVCETLRAMGREGQHDFSLLILRLELQGRRIGNLTLEAQGTNRFLPEHAELMRLLREPFAIAMANALKHQEVVRLKDLLADDNRFLRTEMRELAGVDIVGSDFGLREVMAQVRQVAPLESPVLLLGETGVGKEVLANAIHEFSPRRNGPLIKVNCGAIPESLIDSELFGHEKGAFTGAASRKRGRFERADGGTVFLDEIGELPPQVQVRLLHVFQRHEIERVGGGEPVPVDIRIVAATHRDLERMVAAGEFREDLWFRLNIFPVRIPPLRERKEDIPALVHHFMESKARELKMHERPVLPPGAMERLKSYSWPGNVRELENMVERAMIRSRDGVLVFDTPRLEGGAFAGDAGASGDGRFLPLDELNARHIRAALDLARGRVNGAGGAAELLGLHPNTLRKRMIRLGIPFGRKAPPVGAWTETPEAR is encoded by the coding sequence ATGCGCATCGACGTCAACGAGTTTTTCCGCCAGGCCGCGGTGCGGATCTGCGGCAACCTGGACGTGGAAAAGGCCATGCTCGACTGCCTGAAATACATCAAAAGCCATATCCCCGCCCAGGCCATGGAGATGCACATCTTCATCCCCGAGGCCAACGTGCTGAAGCCGGTGGCGGCGGTGGCCGTGGACGGATATCCGTATTTCAGGGAGCTCATCCCCGTCCTCCCCGAGGGGAGGGAGACTCCCGCCTCGCTGTGGGAGAACATGGAAGACGTGCTGTTGATCAATCGGCCCGCCGAGGACCGGATGGTCTGCGAAACGTTGCGGGCGATGGGGCGCGAAGGCCAGCACGACTTCTCCCTCCTGATCCTGCGGCTCGAACTCCAGGGGCGGCGCATCGGCAATCTGACGCTGGAGGCTCAAGGCACGAACCGCTTCCTTCCGGAGCACGCGGAACTGATGCGGCTGCTGCGCGAGCCCTTCGCCATCGCCATGGCCAACGCCCTCAAGCACCAGGAAGTGGTCCGGCTCAAGGACCTCCTGGCCGACGACAACCGTTTCCTGCGCACCGAGATGCGCGAACTCGCGGGCGTGGACATCGTGGGCTCGGACTTCGGCCTGCGCGAGGTCATGGCCCAGGTGCGCCAGGTGGCCCCCCTGGAGTCGCCGGTGCTGCTCCTGGGCGAGACCGGCGTGGGCAAGGAGGTCCTGGCCAACGCCATCCACGAGTTCTCGCCCCGGCGCAACGGCCCGCTCATCAAGGTCAACTGCGGGGCCATCCCGGAGTCGCTCATCGACAGCGAACTCTTCGGCCACGAGAAGGGGGCCTTCACCGGCGCGGCCTCGCGCAAGCGCGGCCGCTTTGAGCGCGCCGACGGCGGGACCGTCTTCCTGGACGAGATCGGCGAGCTGCCGCCCCAGGTCCAGGTCCGGCTCCTGCACGTGTTCCAACGTCACGAGATCGAGCGCGTGGGCGGCGGCGAACCCGTGCCCGTGGACATCCGCATCGTGGCGGCCACCCACCGCGACCTGGAGCGCATGGTGGCGGCCGGGGAGTTCCGCGAGGACCTCTGGTTCCGGCTGAACATCTTTCCGGTGCGCATCCCGCCTCTGCGCGAACGCAAGGAGGACATCCCGGCCCTGGTGCACCACTTCATGGAGAGCAAGGCCCGTGAACTGAAGATGCACGAGCGGCCGGTGCTGCCGCCCGGGGCCATGGAGCGCCTGAAGAGCTACAGTTGGCCGGGCAACGTCCGCGAACTGGAGAATATGGTGGAGCGGGCCATGATCCGCAGCCGCGACGGGGTGCTCGTGTTCGACACGCCCCGGCTCGAGGGCGGGGCGTTCGCCGGGGACGCGGGGGCTTCGGGCGACGGCCGCTTCCTGCCGCTGGACGAGCTCAACGCCCGGCACATCCGCGCGGCCCTGGACCTGGCCCGGGGCCGGGTCAACGGCGCGGGTGGGGCGGCCGAGCTCCTGGGCCTGCACCCGAACACCCTGCGCAAGCGCATGATCCGCCTGGGCATTCCCTTCGGCCGCAAGGCTCCGCCCGTTGGGGCCTGGACGGAGACGCCCGAGGCGCGGTAA
- a CDS encoding radical SAM protein translates to MAKHRLRTRGVDAVLAEIDFLVNTFGVRNIKIMDELFAVNEKRVLALCEGIAARGYDLNFWAYARVNTVTERMLAAMKRAGVNWIAYGFESGSKRVIEAVSKGYKPEQVARVVEMTCAQDQHICANFIFGLPEDDYDSMQETLALMQEINAEWANIYSAMAYPGSKLYDEAVAQGLPLPASWNGFSQYSRDCLPLPTRHLTGGQVLAFRDYAFDAYYRNPRYLSMIRAKFGEETMRHIQAMSAKHLERDHLAV, encoded by the coding sequence ATGGCGAAGCACCGCCTGCGCACGCGCGGGGTGGACGCGGTCCTGGCCGAGATCGACTTTCTGGTGAACACCTTCGGCGTGCGCAACATCAAGATCATGGACGAGCTCTTCGCCGTGAACGAGAAGCGCGTGCTGGCCCTGTGCGAGGGCATCGCCGCCAGGGGCTACGACCTGAACTTCTGGGCCTACGCCCGGGTGAACACCGTCACCGAGCGCATGCTCGCGGCCATGAAGCGGGCCGGGGTGAACTGGATCGCCTACGGCTTCGAGTCGGGCAGCAAGCGGGTCATCGAGGCCGTGTCCAAGGGCTACAAGCCGGAGCAGGTGGCCCGGGTGGTGGAGATGACCTGCGCCCAGGACCAGCACATCTGCGCCAACTTCATCTTCGGCCTGCCCGAGGACGACTACGACTCCATGCAGGAGACCCTGGCGCTCATGCAGGAGATCAACGCCGAGTGGGCCAACATCTACTCCGCCATGGCCTATCCGGGCTCGAAGCTCTACGACGAGGCCGTGGCCCAGGGCCTGCCCCTGCCCGCGTCCTGGAACGGCTTCTCGCAGTACAGCCGCGACTGCCTGCCCCTGCCGACCCGGCATCTCACCGGCGGACAGGTGCTGGCCTTCCGCGACTACGCCTTCGACGCCTACTACCGGAATCCGCGCTACCTCTCCATGATTCGGGCCAAGTTCGGCGAGGAGACCATGCGTCACATCCAGGCCATGTCCGCCAAGCACCTGGAGCGGGACCACCTGGCCGTCTAG
- a CDS encoding efflux RND transporter permease subunit, with amino-acid sequence MARFFIDRPVFAWVIAILIMLAGVLAIVKLPISQYPPIAPTAIAIDASYPGASAKTLEDTVTQVIEQKMQGLDDLRYMSSTSDSAGNVTITLTFDASTDPDIAQVQVQNKLQLATPLLPEEVQRQGIRVTKAVFNFLLLIGFISEDGSMSTFDLADYVASYVQDDISRVDGVGDTTLFGSQHAMRVWLDPNKLNNFALNPADVASAIKSQNAQISAGQFGGLPAVQGQQLNVTINAQSRLQTVEQFKDILLKVNPDGSRVTLADVARVELGTESYEILSRFNGKSSTALAIKLATGANALQTAQNVHNRIQELIPYFPHGLKVVDPYDTTPFVRISVEEVVKTLAEAIGLVFLVMFLFLQNFRATLIPTIAVPVVLLGTFAVLAVCGFSINTLTMFAMVLAIGLLVDDAIVVVENVERVMAEEGLPPRQATRKSMGQITSALVGIALVLSAVFIPMAFFGGSTGVIYRQFSITLVSAMALSVLVALVLTPALCATMLKPVTMDHSVAQRGFFGWFNRGFNACTRGYEKGVNRMIRRGWRYMVIYAAIVGAMAVLFLRMPTAFLPDEDQGFIFTMIQLPAGATQSRTLSVVRTVEDHFMKNEAAAVESVFSVVGFSFAGNGQNNAMAFVKLKDWSLRDRPELRAEALAGRAMGVFSGIRDAMVFAFTPPAVMELGNASGFDFELQDRAGLGHAKLMEARNMFLGMAAQDPRLMAVRPNGLDDVPEYNVDIDQQKAKALSLSLATVNETLSSAWGSAYVNDFIDKGRVKKVYIQSDAPYRMLPGDLDRWYVRNELGEMVPFSAFSTGHWSYGSPRLERYNGRSAVEILGMPAPGKSSGEAMAAVEEIASRLPEGIGYEWTGLSYQERLAGAQAPMLYAISLLVVFLCLAALYESWSVPFSVMLVVPLGVIGALLAANLRGLANDVYFQVGLLTTIGLSAKNAILIVEFAKFLHEGGKSLFEATLEAARLRLRPILMTSLAFILGVLPLAISRGAGSGSQNAIGTGVMGGMISATVLAIFFVPVFFVLVFRSFPGKKKHEHIKQPSSAEAQPAAQEGGH; translated from the coding sequence ATGGCTCGTTTCTTCATCGACCGCCCGGTCTTCGCCTGGGTCATCGCGATCCTGATCATGCTCGCGGGCGTGCTGGCCATCGTCAAGCTGCCCATCTCCCAGTATCCGCCCATCGCGCCCACGGCCATCGCCATCGACGCGAGCTATCCCGGCGCATCGGCCAAGACCCTGGAGGACACGGTCACCCAGGTCATCGAGCAGAAGATGCAGGGCCTGGACGACCTGCGCTACATGTCGTCCACCAGCGACTCCGCGGGCAACGTGACCATCACCCTGACCTTCGACGCCAGCACCGACCCGGACATCGCCCAGGTCCAGGTCCAGAACAAGCTCCAGCTGGCCACGCCCCTGCTGCCGGAAGAAGTCCAGCGCCAGGGCATCCGGGTCACCAAGGCGGTGTTCAACTTCCTGCTGCTCATCGGCTTCATCTCCGAGGACGGCAGCATGAGCACGTTCGACCTCGCCGACTATGTGGCGTCCTATGTCCAGGACGACATCAGCCGCGTGGACGGCGTGGGCGACACGACGCTCTTCGGCTCCCAGCACGCCATGCGCGTCTGGCTCGACCCGAACAAGCTGAACAACTTCGCGCTCAACCCGGCGGACGTGGCTTCGGCCATCAAGTCCCAGAACGCCCAGATCTCGGCCGGACAGTTCGGCGGCCTCCCGGCGGTCCAGGGACAGCAGTTGAACGTGACCATCAACGCCCAATCCCGGCTCCAGACCGTTGAGCAATTCAAGGACATCCTCCTCAAGGTGAACCCCGACGGCTCCCGGGTCACCCTGGCCGACGTGGCCCGGGTGGAGCTGGGCACGGAGAGCTACGAAATCCTGAGCCGGTTCAACGGCAAGTCGTCCACGGCCCTGGCCATCAAGCTGGCCACCGGGGCCAACGCCCTGCAGACCGCCCAGAACGTTCACAACCGCATCCAGGAACTGATCCCGTACTTCCCCCACGGCCTGAAGGTGGTGGACCCCTACGACACCACCCCCTTCGTGCGCATCTCGGTGGAAGAGGTGGTCAAAACCCTGGCCGAGGCCATCGGCCTGGTCTTCCTGGTCATGTTCCTCTTCCTGCAGAACTTCCGGGCCACGCTCATCCCGACCATCGCCGTGCCCGTGGTCCTCCTGGGCACCTTCGCGGTCCTGGCCGTCTGCGGCTTCTCCATCAACACCCTGACCATGTTCGCCATGGTCCTGGCCATCGGCCTCCTGGTGGACGACGCCATCGTGGTGGTGGAGAACGTGGAGCGCGTCATGGCCGAGGAGGGCCTGCCGCCGCGCCAGGCCACGCGCAAGTCCATGGGCCAGATCACCAGCGCCCTGGTGGGCATCGCCCTGGTGCTCTCGGCCGTGTTCATCCCCATGGCCTTCTTCGGCGGCTCCACCGGCGTCATCTACCGCCAGTTCTCCATCACCCTCGTCTCGGCCATGGCCCTCTCGGTGCTCGTGGCCCTGGTCCTGACCCCGGCGCTCTGCGCCACCATGCTCAAGCCCGTGACCATGGACCACTCCGTGGCCCAGCGCGGCTTCTTCGGCTGGTTCAACCGGGGCTTCAACGCCTGCACGCGCGGGTACGAAAAGGGCGTGAACCGGATGATCCGGCGCGGCTGGCGCTACATGGTCATCTACGCCGCCATCGTGGGCGCCATGGCCGTGCTCTTCCTGCGCATGCCCACGGCCTTCCTCCCGGACGAGGACCAGGGCTTCATCTTCACCATGATCCAGCTCCCCGCCGGGGCCACCCAGTCCCGCACCCTGTCGGTCGTCCGCACGGTGGAGGACCACTTCATGAAGAATGAGGCCGCCGCGGTGGAATCGGTCTTCTCCGTGGTCGGCTTCAGCTTCGCGGGCAACGGCCAGAACAACGCCATGGCCTTCGTCAAGCTCAAGGACTGGAGCCTCCGCGACCGGCCGGAACTGCGCGCCGAGGCCCTGGCCGGACGGGCCATGGGCGTCTTCTCCGGCATCCGCGACGCCATGGTCTTCGCCTTCACGCCCCCGGCGGTCATGGAGCTCGGCAACGCCAGCGGCTTCGACTTCGAGCTGCAGGACCGCGCGGGCCTGGGCCACGCCAAGCTCATGGAGGCCCGCAACATGTTCCTGGGCATGGCCGCCCAGGACCCCCGACTCATGGCCGTGCGGCCCAACGGCCTGGACGACGTGCCCGAATACAACGTGGACATCGACCAGCAGAAGGCCAAGGCCCTGAGCCTCTCCCTGGCGACCGTCAACGAGACCCTCTCCTCGGCCTGGGGCAGCGCCTACGTCAACGACTTCATCGACAAGGGCCGGGTCAAGAAGGTCTACATCCAGTCCGACGCGCCCTACCGCATGCTCCCCGGCGACCTGGACCGCTGGTACGTACGCAACGAACTCGGCGAGATGGTGCCCTTCTCGGCCTTCTCCACGGGCCACTGGAGCTACGGCTCGCCCCGCCTGGAACGCTACAACGGCCGGTCCGCCGTGGAGATCCTCGGCATGCCCGCCCCGGGCAAGAGCTCGGGCGAGGCCATGGCCGCCGTGGAGGAGATCGCCTCCAGGCTGCCCGAGGGCATCGGCTACGAATGGACCGGGCTGTCCTACCAGGAACGCCTGGCCGGGGCCCAGGCCCCCATGCTCTACGCCATCTCGCTGCTGGTGGTCTTCCTCTGCCTGGCCGCGCTCTACGAGAGCTGGTCCGTGCCCTTCTCGGTCATGCTCGTGGTGCCCCTGGGCGTCATCGGCGCGCTCCTGGCCGCCAACCTGCGCGGCCTGGCCAACGACGTCTACTTCCAGGTCGGCCTGCTGACGACCATCGGCCTCTCGGCCAAGAACGCCATCCTCATCGTGGAGTTCGCCAAGTTCCTCCACGAGGGCGGGAAGTCGCTCTTCGAGGCCACCCTGGAGGCCGCGCGGCTGCGGCTGCGGCCCATCCTCATGACCTCCCTGGCCTTCATCCTGGGCGTGCTGCCGCTGGCCATCTCGCGCGGCGCGGGCTCGGGCAGCCAGAACGCCATCGGCACCGGCGTCATGGGCGGCATGATCTCGGCCACGGTGCTGGCCATCTTCTTCGTGCCCGTCTTCTTCGTCCTCGTCTTCCGTTCCTTCCCGGGCAAGAAGAAGCACGAACACATCAAACAACCCTCATCGGCCGAGGCCCAGCCCGCCGCACAGGAGGGGGGACACTGA
- a CDS encoding efflux RND transporter periplasmic adaptor subunit has product MKTNSLFGAAVLIAAALLGSVLPATAQDGPQGQAKLPQVGVVELTPQAVSLTTTLAGRTSPYLIAEVRPQVGGIIQKRLFTEGADVKAGDTLYQIDPATYQAAFDSAKAALARSEANAIPAKLKAERYTQLVTVNAVSRQDYDDAVAAAKQAEAQVEVDKAALATARINLGYTRVTSPISGRIGRSAVTPGALVTASQATALSTIQQLDPIYVDVTQSSAELLRLKRDLAEGRLRGAGENQAVVKLLLEDGTPYPREGRLEFSDVTVDQSTGAITVRAVFPNPSAELLPGMFVRAVLEEGVDEQAILAPQQGVTRNFKGEATALVLTQDGTVEQRIIQVDRALGDKWLVRSGLSAGDRLIVDGLQKVRPGMKAQPAPTASAPAPAATPASATPADKQ; this is encoded by the coding sequence ATGAAGACGAACTCTCTCTTCGGCGCGGCGGTCCTGATCGCCGCCGCTCTCCTCGGGAGCGTGCTCCCGGCCACGGCGCAGGACGGCCCCCAGGGCCAGGCCAAGCTCCCCCAGGTGGGCGTCGTGGAACTCACGCCCCAGGCCGTTTCCCTGACCACCACCCTGGCCGGGCGGACCTCGCCCTACCTCATCGCCGAGGTCCGGCCCCAGGTGGGCGGCATCATCCAGAAGCGCCTGTTCACGGAAGGCGCGGACGTCAAGGCCGGCGACACCCTGTACCAGATCGACCCCGCCACCTACCAGGCCGCCTTCGACAGCGCCAAGGCCGCCCTGGCCCGTTCCGAGGCCAACGCCATCCCGGCCAAGCTCAAGGCCGAGCGCTACACCCAATTGGTCACGGTCAACGCCGTGAGCCGCCAGGACTACGACGACGCCGTGGCCGCCGCCAAGCAGGCCGAGGCTCAGGTGGAAGTGGACAAGGCCGCCCTGGCCACGGCCAGGATCAATCTCGGCTACACCAGGGTCACCTCGCCCATCTCCGGACGCATCGGCCGTTCCGCCGTGACCCCGGGCGCGCTGGTCACGGCCAGCCAGGCCACGGCCCTGTCCACGATCCAGCAGCTCGACCCGATCTACGTGGACGTGACCCAGTCCAGCGCGGAACTCCTGCGGCTCAAGCGCGACCTGGCCGAGGGACGTCTCCGCGGCGCGGGCGAAAATCAGGCCGTGGTCAAGCTCCTTCTGGAGGACGGCACGCCCTATCCCCGCGAGGGGCGCCTGGAGTTCTCCGATGTCACGGTGGACCAGAGCACCGGGGCCATCACCGTGCGCGCCGTATTTCCCAACCCCTCCGCCGAACTGCTGCCCGGAATGTTCGTGCGCGCGGTCCTGGAAGAGGGCGTGGACGAGCAGGCCATCCTGGCCCCACAGCAGGGCGTGACCCGCAACTTCAAGGGCGAGGCCACGGCCCTGGTCCTGACCCAGGACGGCACCGTGGAGCAGCGCATCATCCAGGTGGACCGCGCCCTGGGCGACAAGTGGCTGGTGCGCTCCGGCCTGAGCGCCGGCGACCGGCTCATCGTGGACGGCCTCCAGAAGGTGCGCCCCGGCATGAAGGCCCAGCCCGCGCCCACGGCCTCCGCCCCCGCTCCCGCGGCCACCCCCGCCTCGGCGACCCCGGCGGACAAGCAGTAG